A region of the Prevotella intermedia ATCC 25611 = DSM 20706 genome:
CGGCAGTGGGCTACAAGCCACGCAAGATAAGGATAACGGAAAAGACACCGAACGAACTTTTAGTTACTTTAATATCAACAACGAAGCAATTGGAAGGCGTTGTGGTAAAGGCGAAACGCCGCCACAGGTATTCAAGAAAGAACAATCCAGCCGTGGAACTTATGCGAAAGGTTATCGCAGCCAAGCATAAGACCAACTTAAACAACCACGATTACTATCAATACGACAAGTACCAGAAGGTAACAATGGCACTCAACAACATCACCCAAGCACAGTTAGAGACGGGAATGTTCAAGAATGCGCCGTGGTTAAGGGAACAAGTGGAAATGTGTCCCTACAATAACAAGATGATATTGCCTATCTCCGTAGACGAAACGGTTACGCAACACATTTACCGAAAGTCGCCAAAAGACGAGAAAGACATCATCAAGGGACAGAGCACGAAGGGTATTTCGCAACTCATACAGACAGGCGAAGCGATGAATACCATCGTGAAAGACCTCTTTAAAGACATTGACCTGTACGACGACCAGATAGAATTGCTGCAGGCACGCTTCCCCTCTCCCATCGGTTCTACTGCCATTTCGTTCTACCACTTCTACATCGACGACACGGTAAAGGTGGGCGACGACGAGTGCATACGCCTCCAGTTCATGCCCGCAAACCAGCAAGACTTCGGCTTCCGTGGCGAATTGTACGTGCTGAACGACCCTTCCCTGCACGTAAGACGTTGCGATATGCAGCTCCCAGCAGGCACTGGCGTGAACTTTGTCGCAGCTATGAAGTTCAAACAGGAATACTCCAAGCTTGCAAACGGCGACTGGGTGCTCACCACAGACGACATGATGGCAGAGTTAGAGCTTGTTACCATGCTCCGACAAGTGCTCGTTATACGCACGACAGGCTTGCAGAACTACGCATTTGAGCCGATAGACCCACACCTTTTCAAAGGAAAGGCAAAGAAGGCATACGACCCGAACGCGAAAATGCGCGACGATGGTTTCTGGGAGCAGCACCGCACCACTGCCCTATCGAAGAGCGAGCACAACATGGGCAACTTCATTAAGCGCATGGGGCGCACCAAAGGCTTCAAAACCGTTATGTTCGTGGTAAAGGCTTTCGCCGAAAACTTCGTGGAAACAGGCTCTGAAAAGACAGCAAGCAAGATTGACATAGGACCTGTAAACACCTTTATTTCGAAGAACTACATAGACGGAATACGCCTGAGAGCGGCTGCACGAACCACTGCCAACCTTAGTCCGCACTGGTTTGCAGAAGGCTATTACGCTTACGGAACGAAGTCGAAAGACCACTATTACGGCGGTAAGCTGACGTATTCGTTCAGAAAACCCGAGTACCAACCTACTGAATTTCCTGTACGCACACTCTCTTTCGAGTCGTATCGCGACTTGGAATCGCCGTCAGACAAGTATCTTGTGCACAACAAAGACAACATCTTTATGACCTTCCGCCCCGTAAAGGTGGAGAAACTCTACCTCTACAACAGGCAAAGATTGGGCTTCCAATGGGAAACCGACTACGGTTTTTCAACACAGATACAGCTGAACACCGAGAGCCACCGCCCATTGGGAAAACTCTATTACGAACGTATGGACGGCTCGTTTGTAGACAAAGTGCGAATGACATCGCTCACCTTGGGCTTCGACTACCGCCCCGGACAAAGCTACATCAACTCGAAACAGCGTCGCTTCGAGGTGAATTTAGACGCCCCGCAGTTCACGTTGAGCCACACTATCGGACTTAAAAACGTATTGGGCGGACAGTTCAGCTACAACCTTACCGAGTTTTCGGCATACAAACGTGTATGGCTCGGCAGCTGGGGCAAGTTCGACATGCGCCTTAAAGCAGGTGCACAGTGGAACAAAGTGCCTTACCACCTGCTCATAATGCCCCCTGTAAACACGTCGTACTTCGAGCATCAAGGTTCGTTCAACTTAATGGAGAACCTCGAATTCCTCAACGACCGCTACGCACAGTTCAACATTGCGTGGAACTTGGAGGGCAAAGTGTTCAACCGTATTCCGCTCGTAAAGAAGCTGAAGTGGCGCGAATACCTCGCTTTCAAGGGTATGTGGGGACACCTTACCGACAAGAATAATCCGCTGTTGCCACAGAATGCTGCCGACACAGAGCTTTACAAGTTCCCCGAAGGCACCAATGTAATGGGCAAGAAACCTTATTTGGAATTCGTAGTGGGTGTGCACAACATCTTAAAGATGTTTGAAGTGGACTATGTGCGCCGCCTCACCTACACCGAACTGCCAGGCATTTCAAAGCACGGCATACGCTTCGGCTTCAACTTGGTATTCTAAAAACGACGACCTAAAAAGAATGTAGGGGCAAATAAAATATTTGTCCCTACATTTTTTTATTACCTATTGGGTGAATACACATTATTATACAGCAAATTCCTTAAACTTTTTCTGTTATGTCTATATTATTTCAATGGCTAAGTGTTTTTGAATTTAATAACGAGCGAAAACGGTTCCAAACTTGCCTCTCTGCAACGCAAAGAAAAGCAAACAATTATCGCTACGGCTAACAAGAACAAAGGTACGAAAATATTTTGTAAAGTAAATGGCTTCCACAAAATTTTGGTTCAACAAAGGCGGAAAACCGCCTTCGTTTTGTAAAGATAATTCGGACGAAAAACGGTAATTTCGATTTGGCGTTGCGAAAGCGTAGGTTTTGCGATGCAAAAGAGCCGCTTTTACCGTGCAAAACCTACGCTTTTGGAACGCAAAACAATAGGTTTTACAATGCGCTGATAATAAGGCTGTTATGCGATAGATATGTTTGCGAAAAATATTTACACACTTTTCGCCTTTCACCCCTATATACAATAAGGTGTGTGGGTGCGGTTTTATGACTCGTTGGGCGGCAATAGCAGAAAACAAAACAGCCACAAAGGCGATGACCTCGTGGCTGTGTGCTGTTTCTGTTGTGCGCCGATGCCGCTATCGAACGGCAGTGGCGAGGTTTAAAGCTTGTCGTATTCCAAGTGGAAGTTGATAACTGCCTCAATGGCTTGCCAATACATATCGAGCTGTATGTTTTCGTTTGGTGAGTGGATAAGGTTCGACTCCAAACCGAAGCCCATAAGCACTGTTTTCACGCCGAGTATTTCCTCGAAGGCTGCAATAATAGGAATGCTGCCGCCACGGCGTGCTGCGATAGGACGCTTACCGAATGCCATTTCGAACCCACGCTCGGCTGCCTTGTAGGCAGGGAGGTCGATTGGGCACACGTAACCTTGTCCGCCGTGCAGCGACTCGATGTTCACCTTCACGGTCTTGGGTGCTACTCGCTTGAAGTAATCCACCACCAACTGTCCTATCTTCTTGTGGTCTTGGTGTGGAACAAGGCGACAAGAGAGTTTTGCGTATGCCTTTGAAGGGATAACGGTCTTGGCTCCTTCGCCCTGATAGCCGCCCCAGATGCCGCAGACATCGAAACTTGGGCGGAAGCCAGTGTGCTCTATGGTGCTGTAACCCTTCTCGCCGAAGAGTTCTTCAACGTCGAGCGACTTCTTGTAAGCTTCTTCGTCGAAAGGTATCTGTGCCACCATTGCACGCTCTTCCTTCGATACTTCTTCCACATCGTCGTAGAAGTTGGGGAACTGTATCTTGCCGTCCTTGTCGGTAACGTCGGTTATCAGCTTGCAAAGCACGTTGATGGGGTTTGCCACCGCACCGCCGAAGTGTCCCGAATGCAGGTCGTGGTTCGGACCTGTAACCTCGATTTGCCAGTAAGCCAGACCACGAAGACCAACCGTGAGCGACGGTATGTCCTTGGCAATCATACTTGTGTCGGAAACGAGAATAACGTCGCACTTGAGCAGTTCCTTGTGCTTTTCGCAGAATGCGCTCAGACTTGGCGAGCCTATTTCTTCTTCTCCTTCGAGTATGAACTTTATATTGTGCTTCAGCAAGTTGTTCTTAACGATATATTCGAAAGCCTTTGCTTGAATGAACGACTGCCCCTTGTCGTCGTCGGCACCACGCGCCCACAGGCGTCCGTCTTTGATAACGGGCTCGAATGGCTCGGTTTTCCAAAGCTCGAATGGCTCGGCAGGCATCACGTCGTAGTGGCCGTAGATGAGCACCGTCTTTGCAGCGGGGTCTACAATCTTCTCGCCGTAAACCACAGGGTTGCCGTCGGTGGGCATTACTTCAGCCTTATCGACGCCCGACATCAGCAGCAACTCCTTCCAACGCTCGGCACAACGTATCATATCTGCGCCGTGCTTTTCGGGCTGCGCGCTCACACTGGGTATGCGAATAAGACTGAACAGCTCTTCAAGTATTCGGTCTTGATTTTCCTTGATATACTCTTTAATCATAATTTTGGGTTTATAAGGTTAAATGTTTCTTGCTGCAAACTTACATATTTTTAATGTGATTAGCGAAAGAAAAATGCTAAATGTTATTTAAAGGTAGGTTCTGTAAATTCCACATTGCGATAGATTCATTATAAAACAGTTCTGCTCTTTGCGTCTTTTTGTTTTTATTCGGCATCTTCCCTGCCCTATTTCAGGCTTTCGCAACCCCTTGTGTTGAAGTGCGGCAAGCTTGCGCTTGATGGTTATCGGCGATACGGCAGTATGTTGAATCGTACTATCTGTTGGAAGAAAGTGCCCACCACTTTGTTGCGTTTGAAGGGCGAAGAGAAAGCTACAAGGCTGTAAATATTTTTCACAATGGTAACTATTGCGTAACTATTTGTTTATCAATGTATTGCAAAACCTATTGTTTTGCAATCCAAAAGCGGCTGTTTTGCACGGTAAAAGCGTAGGTTTTGCGTTGCAAAACAGCCGCTTTCGCAATGTCAAAGCGCAGTTATCACTTTTTAAGGGAATTATTTTGACAAAACAAGGGTTGTGGTATGTGCTTTTGATATCTGAAATGTGGGGGCATGACAGCCTTACGCAGGCTATAAAAAAGAATCGCCACTGCAAGTGAATGCAATGGCGGAAAATGAACAATTGTTTATTGTAAAAGGATTACAATCCTCTTGCTTTCAAGAGTCCTGAAGCGTCAGGAGCTTTCAAACCTGTGAAGTCGGAGAATATTTCCATCAAGTCTTTCTTGTTGCCACGACTGAGAACCTTGTTGCGGAAGTCGGTTCCGACTTTGCGTGTCAATGCTCCGTGCTTTGCGAAATAGTCGGCGATGTTCACTGCGAGCACTTCTGACCACAGATAACTGTAATATCCTGCTGCGTAGCCACCACCCCAAATGTGGTTGAAATAAGAGGTTGAATAGCGTGGAGGTATTTGGTTGTTCAGCAAACCAACCTCTCCCAGTGCTGTTACTTCAAAGTCTTTTGCTGCTTCGGCAGTAGGAATGTTTTTTGAATTGAGCATGTGCCAAGCCATATCTACGCTGGTTGCAGCAAGGTTTTCGCCCATTGCGTAGGCAGCGTGGAAGTTGATAGACGCCAACATCTTGTCGCGCAGCTTCGCAGGCATAGGCTTGTTGGTTTTATAATGCTTTGCGTAGTTGTTGAAAACTTCGGGTATGCTGGCAAAGCTTTCGTTGAATTGCGATGGCATTTCCACGAAGTCGCGCGATACGGCTGTACCACTGAGCGTGTTGTAGTAGCAGTTTGAGAGCATTCCGTGCAGTGCGTGGCCAAACTCGTGGAACATTGTTGTAACCTCGTCCCACGTTACGAGTGTCGGCTGACCTTCGGGTGCCTTGGCGTAGTTGCACACATTATATATAATAGGGATTTGGTTACGCAAGCCGCTTTGCTTTGCAAATGCGCTCATCCACGCACCGCCACGCTTTGAAGGGCGGCGGAAGTAGTCGCAATAGAAGAGGGCGAGCTGCTTTCCGTTGTTGTCTATCACGTCGAAAACCTTCATGTCGGGGTGATAGGTGGGCAGGTCCTTGCGTTCTTTGAAGGTTAAGCCATACACCTTGTTGGCTGCATAGAAGATGCCGTTGATGAGTACAGAGTCGATGTTGAAGTAAGGTTTCACCTCGTCGTCAGAGAAGTTGAACTGCTTTTTCTTCAT
Encoded here:
- a CDS encoding dipeptidase, which produces MIKEYIKENQDRILEELFSLIRIPSVSAQPEKHGADMIRCAERWKELLLMSGVDKAEVMPTDGNPVVYGEKIVDPAAKTVLIYGHYDVMPAEPFELWKTEPFEPVIKDGRLWARGADDDKGQSFIQAKAFEYIVKNNLLKHNIKFILEGEEEIGSPSLSAFCEKHKELLKCDVILVSDTSMIAKDIPSLTVGLRGLAYWQIEVTGPNHDLHSGHFGGAVANPINVLCKLITDVTDKDGKIQFPNFYDDVEEVSKEERAMVAQIPFDEEAYKKSLDVEELFGEKGYSTIEHTGFRPSFDVCGIWGGYQGEGAKTVIPSKAYAKLSCRLVPHQDHKKIGQLVVDYFKRVAPKTVKVNIESLHGGQGYVCPIDLPAYKAAERGFEMAFGKRPIAARRGGSIPIIAAFEEILGVKTVLMGFGLESNLIHSPNENIQLDMYWQAIEAVINFHLEYDKL
- a CDS encoding DUF5686 family protein gives rise to the protein MAFLLLGLFIGITTVAAQDLHCTVIDAQTQDTIAYANATYRSLKILTAGDQYGKFTIARHNGQMLEVTAVGYKPRKIRITEKTPNELLVTLISTTKQLEGVVVKAKRRHRYSRKNNPAVELMRKVIAAKHKTNLNNHDYYQYDKYQKVTMALNNITQAQLETGMFKNAPWLREQVEMCPYNNKMILPISVDETVTQHIYRKSPKDEKDIIKGQSTKGISQLIQTGEAMNTIVKDLFKDIDLYDDQIELLQARFPSPIGSTAISFYHFYIDDTVKVGDDECIRLQFMPANQQDFGFRGELYVLNDPSLHVRRCDMQLPAGTGVNFVAAMKFKQEYSKLANGDWVLTTDDMMAELELVTMLRQVLVIRTTGLQNYAFEPIDPHLFKGKAKKAYDPNAKMRDDGFWEQHRTTALSKSEHNMGNFIKRMGRTKGFKTVMFVVKAFAENFVETGSEKTASKIDIGPVNTFISKNYIDGIRLRAAARTTANLSPHWFAEGYYAYGTKSKDHYYGGKLTYSFRKPEYQPTEFPVRTLSFESYRDLESPSDKYLVHNKDNIFMTFRPVKVEKLYLYNRQRLGFQWETDYGFSTQIQLNTESHRPLGKLYYERMDGSFVDKVRMTSLTLGFDYRPGQSYINSKQRRFEVNLDAPQFTLSHTIGLKNVLGGQFSYNLTEFSAYKRVWLGSWGKFDMRLKAGAQWNKVPYHLLIMPPVNTSYFEHQGSFNLMENLEFLNDRYAQFNIAWNLEGKVFNRIPLVKKLKWREYLAFKGMWGHLTDKNNPLLPQNAADTELYKFPEGTNVMGKKPYLEFVVGVHNILKMFEVDYVRRLTYTELPGISKHGIRFGFNLVF